The Candidatus Methylomirabilota bacterium genome includes a region encoding these proteins:
- a CDS encoding isochorismatase family protein: MPRPALVVVDVQERLFAAMEAERRDEMLANIKILGATAQRLGVPIMLTEQYPKGLARTLPELRALLDGVDAFEKTAFSCCGAPGFVERLRALGADHVILTGLEAHVCVLITARDLLDLGFRVSVVADAVCSRRRANYDLGLAEARDAGAVVTATETVVFQWLGRADTEVFRDIAKLLR, encoded by the coding sequence ATGCCCCGTCCCGCCCTCGTCGTGGTCGACGTCCAGGAACGGCTCTTCGCCGCGATGGAGGCGGAGCGCCGCGACGAAATGCTCGCGAACATCAAGATCCTCGGCGCCACCGCCCAGCGGCTGGGCGTGCCAATCATGCTCACCGAGCAGTACCCAAAGGGACTGGCGCGCACCTTGCCCGAGCTCCGGGCCCTGCTCGACGGCGTTGACGCGTTCGAGAAGACCGCATTTTCCTGCTGCGGGGCCCCGGGCTTCGTCGAACGCCTACGGGCGCTCGGCGCCGACCACGTGATCCTCACCGGTCTCGAAGCCCACGTGTGCGTACTTATCACCGCCCGGGACCTTCTGGACCTGGGGTTCCGCGTCTCGGTGGTCGCCGACGCCGTCTGCTCGCGCCGGCGCGCCAATTACGATCTGGGACTGGCCGAGGCCCGCGACGCCGGCGCTGTCGTTACGGCCACGGAAACCGTGGTCTTTCAGTGGCTGGGGCGGGCCGACACCGAGGTCTTCCGGGATATCGCGAAGCTGCTGCGCTGA
- a CDS encoding lytic transglycosylase domain-containing protein: MIRFAVGVLVVSALATAAPAGAQTFRLVGADGTVHFTNTPTDPRYRREGVVTGSQVGWLRPVVTVAPYAREIREAADRYGIPENLITAMIRVESGFNPRAVSSKGARGLMQLMPETASILGVRDVFNPRENIDGGVRHLRGLMERFASDLALVLAAYNAGEQVVMAYRGIPPYQETRGYVTRVLELFGGASASLPQSTFVTVERNGTVVYTNIPPRGRLF, translated from the coding sequence GTGATCAGGTTTGCCGTCGGCGTCCTTGTGGTCAGCGCCCTTGCGACCGCCGCCCCTGCCGGCGCCCAGACGTTCCGGTTGGTTGGGGCGGACGGCACCGTCCATTTCACGAACACGCCGACCGATCCCCGCTACCGGCGTGAGGGCGTGGTGACTGGCAGCCAAGTCGGCTGGCTCCGCCCGGTTGTCACCGTGGCTCCGTACGCGCGGGAAATCCGGGAAGCGGCCGATCGCTACGGCATTCCCGAGAACCTGATCACGGCCATGATCCGCGTCGAGTCCGGCTTCAATCCGCGCGCCGTATCATCCAAGGGCGCGCGGGGCCTCATGCAGCTCATGCCGGAGACGGCCTCGATCCTCGGCGTACGCGATGTGTTCAATCCGCGGGAGAACATCGACGGGGGCGTCCGTCACCTGCGCGGATTGATGGAGAGGTTCGCGAGTGACCTGGCGCTGGTGCTGGCGGCCTACAACGCGGGCGAGCAGGTGGTGATGGCCTATCGCGGGATCCCCCCGTACCAGGAGACGCGTGGCTACGTGACCCGGGTGCTCGAGCTGTTCGGCGGCGCGTCGGCCTCGCTGCCCCAGTCGACGTTCGTGACCGTCGAGCGCAACGGCACCGTCGTTTATACGAACATCCCGCCGCGGGGGCGCCTCTTCTAG
- the lon gene encoding endopeptidase La: MTNQPDGKDRPVPDILAILPLRSAVVFPHAVVPLAAGRPSSVRLIEDAVQGGRLVATVAQRDPANDEPGREGLHPVGTLTMIHRVLKQPDGTLRLVVQGLSRLRIVEVLETSPFLRARVEVLADEEPAPHDLEAEALTRSVTSLFQKVVSLSPTLPDELANVTATAEGGGALADVVAASLPTLQLGLKQELLETTSVKARLQKLVTALGKEAEVLELGSKIQSEIQSEMSKTQREYYLREQLKAIQKELGEGDERTQEIDALREKIEAAGMPEEARQEALRELDRLAKMPPAAAEYTVARTYIDWLVSMPWRQQTTDTVDIEQARAILDEDHEGLEKVKERILEYLAVKKIRRDGKDPILCLVGPPGVGKTSLGRSVARALGRKFHRISLGGMRDEAEIRGHRRTYIGALPGQIIQGLRRTGTKNPVFMLDEIDKLGTDFRGDPASALLEVLDPEQNATFRDHYLDVPFDLSRVLFITTANVIDAVPAPLRDRMEVIHLAGYTEEEKIRIAQTHLVPKQAHEHGLTVGTDLEFTLEALRLLARGYTREAGVRNLEREIASICRKVARQRATGPSGLVRVTPDVVTSFLGVPRFEFEELEERTRVPGVAVGLAWTPAGGDLLFIEATRMKGARTLTLTGQLGDVMKESAQAALSWVRSHAGALGLPADFWESSDVHIHVPAGAIPKDGPSAGVTLTVALVSLLTGRRVRPGLAMTGEVSLSGRALPVGGIKEKVLAAHRAGVRTVILPRRNQKNLLEDVPREVQEVMTFHLVDAVDEVVDLALEEPARPQPESIASRA, translated from the coding sequence ATGACTAATCAGCCCGACGGCAAGGACCGGCCGGTGCCGGACATCCTGGCGATCCTTCCGCTGCGCTCGGCCGTGGTGTTCCCCCACGCGGTCGTGCCGCTGGCGGCCGGACGCCCATCTTCGGTTCGCCTGATCGAGGACGCGGTGCAGGGGGGGCGACTGGTTGCCACGGTGGCGCAGCGCGACCCGGCCAACGACGAGCCCGGCCGCGAGGGGCTGCACCCGGTCGGCACGCTGACGATGATCCATCGCGTACTGAAGCAGCCCGACGGAACGCTGCGTCTCGTGGTGCAAGGGCTCAGCCGGCTGCGGATCGTCGAGGTTCTCGAGACCTCGCCGTTCCTTCGGGCCCGCGTAGAAGTCCTGGCCGACGAAGAGCCGGCCCCGCACGATCTCGAAGCCGAAGCCCTCACGCGGAGCGTCACGTCGCTCTTCCAGAAGGTCGTGTCACTCTCGCCCACGTTGCCCGACGAGCTGGCGAACGTCACGGCGACCGCGGAGGGTGGCGGCGCGTTGGCCGACGTGGTCGCGGCATCCCTGCCCACGCTTCAGCTCGGGCTCAAGCAGGAGCTGCTCGAGACCACCAGCGTCAAGGCGCGCCTGCAGAAGCTGGTCACAGCGCTCGGCAAGGAAGCCGAGGTCCTCGAGCTAGGCTCGAAGATCCAGTCCGAGATCCAGTCGGAGATGTCGAAGACCCAGCGGGAGTACTACCTGCGCGAGCAGCTCAAGGCCATCCAGAAGGAGCTGGGCGAGGGCGACGAGCGCACGCAGGAGATCGACGCGCTCCGGGAGAAGATCGAAGCGGCCGGCATGCCGGAGGAAGCGCGCCAGGAGGCGCTCCGCGAGCTGGATCGACTGGCCAAGATGCCGCCGGCGGCGGCGGAGTATACGGTGGCCCGGACCTACATCGACTGGCTCGTGTCGATGCCGTGGCGCCAGCAAACAACCGACACCGTCGACATCGAGCAGGCGCGGGCGATCCTCGACGAGGACCATGAGGGCCTCGAGAAGGTCAAGGAGCGGATCCTCGAGTACCTGGCGGTGAAGAAGATCCGCCGGGACGGCAAGGACCCGATCCTGTGCCTCGTAGGCCCCCCGGGCGTCGGCAAGACCTCGCTGGGACGGTCCGTCGCCCGCGCACTCGGTCGGAAGTTCCACCGGATCTCGCTGGGCGGCATGCGGGATGAGGCCGAGATCCGTGGCCACCGGCGCACCTACATCGGCGCGCTGCCGGGCCAGATCATCCAGGGACTCCGGCGGACGGGCACCAAGAATCCCGTGTTCATGCTCGACGAGATCGACAAGCTCGGAACCGACTTCCGGGGCGACCCGGCCTCGGCCTTGCTCGAGGTGCTCGATCCCGAGCAGAACGCGACGTTCCGGGACCACTACCTGGACGTCCCCTTCGACCTGTCGCGGGTGCTGTTCATCACGACGGCGAACGTCATCGACGCCGTCCCGGCGCCGCTGCGCGATCGGATGGAGGTCATCCACCTCGCGGGCTACACCGAGGAGGAGAAGATCCGGATCGCCCAGACGCACCTCGTCCCGAAGCAGGCCCACGAGCACGGCCTGACCGTGGGCACCGACCTCGAGTTCACGCTGGAGGCGCTGCGCTTGCTCGCGCGCGGCTACACGCGAGAGGCCGGCGTCCGCAACCTCGAGCGGGAGATCGCCAGCATCTGCCGCAAGGTGGCCCGGCAGCGGGCCACGGGCCCCAGCGGGCTGGTACGCGTCACCCCCGACGTGGTGACGTCATTCCTCGGTGTGCCGCGCTTCGAATTCGAGGAGCTGGAGGAGCGTACCCGAGTGCCGGGAGTGGCGGTGGGCTTGGCATGGACGCCGGCCGGCGGCGATCTGCTCTTCATCGAGGCGACCCGGATGAAGGGCGCCCGCACGCTGACGCTGACCGGTCAGCTCGGGGACGTGATGAAGGAGTCGGCGCAAGCGGCCCTGTCCTGGGTCCGCTCACACGCCGGGGCGCTGGGACTCCCGGCCGACTTCTGGGAGTCATCGGACGTCCACATCCACGTGCCCGCCGGGGCGATCCCCAAGGACGGGCCATCCGCCGGTGTCACGTTGACGGTCGCGCTCGTTTCGCTGCTCACAGGCCGGCGCGTGCGCCCGGGGCTGGCGATGACCGGCGAGGTGAGCCTCTCCGGGCGTGCGCTGCCAGTGGGTGGGATCAAGGAAAAGGTTCTGGCGGCTCACCGGGCGGGCGTGCGCACCGTGATCCTGCCCAGACGCAACCAGAAAAATCTGCTGGAGGATGTGCCGCGGGAGGTGCAGGAGGTCATGACCTTCCACCTGGTTGATGCCGTGGACGAGGTAGTCGATCTCGCGCTCGAAGAGCCGGCCCGGCCGCAGCCCGAGTCCATTGCCTCCAGGGCCTAA
- a CDS encoding MerR family transcriptional regulator: MNDRSKPLYTIGVVASMLKVHPQTLRFYEKKELLRPSRTEGRTRMYSQEDVEELARLIRLTRDLGVNLAGVEIILRMRRRMIEMQKQIEDLLVYVRESGEDGRGREARPPREALVRAASGHLKPVDLF, encoded by the coding sequence GTGAACGATCGGAGCAAGCCGCTATACACAATCGGCGTTGTCGCGAGCATGCTCAAGGTGCATCCGCAGACGCTCCGTTTCTACGAGAAGAAGGAGTTGCTGCGTCCGAGCCGAACCGAAGGACGGACTCGGATGTACTCGCAGGAGGATGTCGAAGAGCTGGCCCGCCTGATCCGTCTCACTCGGGATCTCGGCGTGAATCTGGCCGGCGTCGAAATCATCTTAAGGATGAGACGGCGGATGATCGAAATGCAGAAGCAGATCGAGGATCTTCTCGTCTATGTTCGCGAGAGCGGGGAGGACGGGCGCGGGCGGGAGGCCCGCCCGCCGCGGGAGGCGCTCGTGCGCGCCGCCTCCGGCCACCTCAAGCCCGTCGATCTCTTCTGA